A window of Cystobacter fuscus DSM 2262 genomic DNA:
GTGTATCACGCCAATTATTTTCGCTACTTCGAGTTCGCCCGGGGCGAGTACTTCCGCGCGCGGGGCGGCAGCTACCGGGACGTGGAGCGCGAGGGACTGATGCTGCCCGTGGTGGAAGCCTCCATCGCCTACAAGTCCCCCGCGCGCTATGACGACGTGCTGCTGGTGCACGTCCGGGTGAGCGAGCTCAAGCGGGCCTCGCTGACCTTCCATTATGACGTCCGGCGCGAGGGGGCTCCCGAGACCCTGCTGTGCACCGGACAGACCGTCCATGCGTGCGTGGGCCGTGACGGCAGGCCGACGCGCCTGCCGCCCGTGATCGTGCGGTTGTTGCAAACGGCGGCTTGAGTCTCCACCTCTTCACACCCTGTTTCCTCAGGAGGAACCCACAATGGATCGCAACCTGGCCATGGAGGTCGTGCGCGTCACCGAGATGGCGGCCATCGCCTCGGCGCGGCTGATGGGCCGCGGCGGCAAGAACGAGTCGGACCAGGCCGCCGTGGACGCCATGCGCCGCGCCTTCGACGCCCTGCAGATCAACGGCACGGTGGTCATCGGCGAGGGCGAGCGCGACGAGGCCCCCATGCTCTACATCGGCGAGGAGGTGGGCCGGCGCCACGCGGATGATCCCTCGGTGGACATCGCGTTGGATCCCCTCGAGGGCACCAACCTGTGCGCCTACGGCCGCCCGGGCGCCATCGCCGTGGTGGCCATGGCCGACAAGGGCAAGCTGCTCAACGCGCCGGACACGTACATGGAGAAGATCGCCGTGGGGCCGCGCGCCCGGGGCGCCATCGATCTGCGCCGCAGCCCCACGGAGAACCTGCGCTCCATCGCCGAGCGCATGAAGGTCTACGTGGCCGACCTCACCGTCATCATCCTCGAGCGCGAGCGCCACGTGGAGCTCATCAAGGAGGTGCGGGCCGCGGGCGCGCGCATCCGCCTCATCGATGACGGGGACGTGGCGGGCGCCATCGCCACCTGCTTCGAGGACACGGGCGTGGACGTGCTCATGGGCACCGGCGGCGCGCCCGAGGGCGTCATCGCCGCCGCGGCCGTGCGCTCGGTGGGCGGGGACATGCAGGGGCGGCTCGTGCCGCGCAACGCCGAGGAAGTCGCCCGCGCCGCGCGCATGGGCATCTCCGACATGTCCAAGATCTACTCCGCCGAGGATCTGGCCAGCGGCGACGTGATGTTCGCCGCCACGGGCGTTACTTCTGGCGACTTCCTGCGCGGTGTGCGCTTCTTCGGCGGCGGGTGCGAGACGCACTCGGTGGTCATGCGCAGCAAGACCGGCACGGTGCGCTTCATCCAGTCCCGCCACAAGTTCGACAAGAAGCCGGGCTACAACTTCTAGGCAGTCGCTCCACCTCTTCAGAGAACCTCTTCACCCCTCGGAGACACACACCATGGCTGGCGCCTCCCGCTCCATCGTCATCAACGCTCCCCCCGAGAAGCTCTTCGACGTCATCACCCAGTACGAGAAGTACCCGGAGTTCCTCTCCGAGGTGAAGAAGATCCGCGTCCTCGAGCGCAAGGAGAACACGGTCAAGGTCCAGTACGAGGTGGATGTCATCAAGACCATCCGCTACACCATCCTCGTCACCGAGGAGCGCCCCAAGCGCATGTCCTGGACCTTCGTCGAGGGGGAGGTGATGAAGGACAACAAGGGCAGCTGGGTGCTCGAGCCCGACGGCGAGGGCCGCACCAAGGCCACCTACACGGCGGAACTCGCCCTGGGGCCTCTCGTCCCCAAGGCCATCGTCAACGCCCTCACCGAGACGTCCCTGCCCAAGATGCTGGAGTCCTTCAAGCGCCGCGCCGAGGCCACCTAGCACCCCTCCCAGCTCCTCCCCTCGGTCCTCCAAGGAGCGAGCGGGAGACCGGGCCCCCTTCCCGTCGTCCCTGTCATTCCAGGCAGAGCGGAACGGGGCCCCATGCATCGCTTGCGGGCCCGTACAAGTTCATTACAATCTACCTCACGTCCTGAATGTCCGTGGGTGGACGACCCTCGGACCGAGGAACGTTCCACCGGGTCCGGCTGTCGGGTGGAGGACGGACAAGCGGGCTTGTCAGCCCTGGAGTCCTCCAATCGTGAGTGGGGCCCTTACTTTGCAGTTGAAGCACCCGTGGCGGCGGCCCCTCCCGAGGGAGTGACGAGCGTCCACTGGGGTACGTAGGTTGAGGGAGAGACCGAACCCATGCTCGACGCCTTCATCATCGAGGAAATCAAGCGCCGGGAACGGCACCGGGATGACCGGGATCGTCCCGTGCTGGAAATCCCCCTGCCTCGGCCCGATGAGCGCCCCCGGCGCCGCTCGGACGCCGAGGATGACGAGAAGCCGCCACGCGGCGTCGTCATCATTGATCTGCTCGGCTGATGCCCGGGGCAGGGCAGGCCCCGGGGTGGCCCTTCAGCCCGGCACGAGCAGCAGCATGTCCTTCGGGTGGTAGAGGGTCCACAGCGGCCCGGCCCGGAAGTTGAGTGCCTCCAGGACGACCTGGCGCCAGAGCGCGGGAATGGCGTCCTCTCCGTAGAAAGCGCCCAGCAGCGCTCCGGTGACGGCGCCGTTCACGTCCGAGTCTCCTCCCCGGTTGACGACGTCGACCAGCGCCGCCTCGAACGAGGGCGCGTGCCACAGCTCCCAGTAGGCCAGGCGGAACGCCACGCGCACATGGTCCAGCTTGCGGTGCATGTGCAGCTCCGGCCAGTACAGCAGCGGATCGTTCTGGTTGGAGACCGAGAGGTCTTCCCGGACGTCGGCGGTGGCGGCGGAGATTTCCTTGACGAAGTCGCCGAGGGTGCGCCCGAGCTGCGCGCTCATCACGGCCAGCTCGCGCAGCGTGGCCTTGAACAGGTCCTCCTTGGTCAGCTTCTCCCCCGCGTGGAGCGCATGGGCGATGGACGCGTTGAGGGTGGCGCACGCGAGCAGACAGTGCGGATCGAAGTGCGTGAGCATGCTGTCGGCGAACGAGGCCATGGCACGCGTCGGGGCGTCCTTGGAGTAGAACACGCCGAGGGGCGCGGTGCGCGCCAGGCTGCCGTTGAGCGCCCGCTTGCGCCCATCCTTCAGCCACAGGCGCTGCGCGGCGTTCGCCTTGGGCAGGGTCGACTCGGCCATCTCGGTCAACACCTCCCGGGTGTAGTCGTCCATGCCCACGGCGTGCGGGCGCCACTTCAGGTAGCGGCGCATCTGGGCTTCCGTGTCGTAGGTGCCGGATTCCCGCAGGCCCCCGGCCAGGCAGCAAGCCATCTGGCCGCTCTCGCCCACCTGTCCCGGCTTGAGGGAGAACGGGCCTCCCCCGCGCATGTTCCGGTGGACTCCGTCGGACAGGCGCGGGAAGGCCGGGGCGACCAGCCGCCGGCCCTTGAGCGTGGTGCCCAGTGCGTCCCCGACGGCGAGGCCCAGGAGCGCGCCCCGGCCTCGCAGGCGTGGGTAGATGTCGGGAGGGGGGGCGGTGGGGCGGCGCGGGGGCATGGCGGGAGAGGGGTGGGGGTGAAGTGTCCGCGAAGTGTAGCAGTCTGCTTGCGAGCCTGGGGGACGTCCTCTAGAACCCCGCGCCATGACTGAGATCGCTCAAATCGTGGCGCGTGAAGTACTCGATTCCCGCGGAAACCCCACCGTGGAGGCCGAGGTGTTGCTGGCGGGTGGGGCCAAGGGCCGTGCGGCGGTGCCCTCGGGCGCCTCCACCGGCGAGCACGAGGCGCTGGAGCTGCGCGACGGCGACAAGGGCCGCTACCTGGGCAAGGGCGTGCGCAAGGCCGTCGAGCACATCACCGAGAAGATCGCCCCCGAGCTGGTGGGCATGGACGCGGCGGATCAGTACGCCGTGGACCAGCAGATGATCGAGCTGGACGGCACGCCCACCAAGGGCAAGCTGGGCGCCAACGCCATCCTCGCGGTGTCCATGGCCACGGCGCGCGCCGCGGCGGATGCCCACGGTCTGCCCCTCTACCGCTACATCGGCGGCTCCCAGGCGCGCACCCTGCCGGTGCCCCTGATGAACATCCTCAACGGCGGCGCCCACGCCGACACCCGCGTGGACGTGCAGGAGTTCATGGTGGTGCCCGCGGGCGCTCCCTCCTTCTCCGAGGGCCTGCGCTGGGGCGCGGAGATCTTCCACGCGCTCAAGAAGATCCTCAAGGGCCGCAAGCTCAACACCGCCGTGGGCGACGAGGGCGGCTATGCCCCGGACCTGCCGGCCAACGAGGAGGCGCTCAAGCTCATCATGGAGGCCATCTCCGCCGCGGGCTTCAAGGCCGGTGAGCAGGTGTTCCTCGCCATGGACGTGGCGGCGAGCGAGTTCTTCGACAAGGGCTCCAAGAAGTACAAGCTCAAGGGCGAGGGCAAGGAGTTCGACGCCTCGGGCCTGCTCGACTACTACCAGCAGCTCGTGTCGCGCTACCCCATCGTCTCCATCGAGGACGGCATGGCCGAGGACGACTGGGACGGCTGGAAGAAGATCACCGACGTGCTCGGCGGGAAGATCCAGCTGGTGGGAGATGATCTCTTCGTCACCAACGTGGAGCGCCTGAGCCGCGGCATCGAGGCGGGCACCGCCAACTCCATCCTGGTGAAGGTCAACCAGATCGGCAGCCTCACGGAGACCTTCGACGCGGTGCGCATGGCCCACAAGGCCGGCTTCACCTCGGTGATGAGCCACCGCTCGGGCGAGACCGAGGACACCACCATCGCGGACCTGGCCGTCGCGCTCGATTGTGGACAGATCAAGACGGGCTCGGCCTCGCGCTCGGACCGTATCGCCAAGTACAACCAGCTCCTGCGCATCGAGCAGGAACTGGGCGCGGGCGCCCGGTACGCGGGCATGAAGTCCATCAAGGGTCTGAAGGCCAAGTAGGCCCAGGTCGACAACCTTGAAGAAAGGCGGAGAAGTGGCCGGCACGCAGCAACCCCGCATCCTGGTGTGTAACGATGACGGCTACTTCTCCGAGGGGCTCAGGGCCCTGGTGGACGCGGTCAGTCCCCTGGGCGAGGTGTGGGTGGTGGCGCCCGACCGCGAGCAGAGCGCGGCCTCGCACGCCATCTCCCTCTGGCGTCCCCTGCGCCTCACGGAGATCCGCGAGCGCTGGTTCTCCGTGGATGGCACCCCCGCGGACAGCGCTTATCTGGCGATCCATCACCTCCTGAAGGATGATCGCCCGAAGATCATGGTGTCCGGCATCAACCACGGGGCCAACCTGGCCGACGACGTCAACTACTCGGGAACGGTGGCGGCCGCCCGCGAGGCGGCGCTGCTGGGCATTCCCTCCATCGCCTTCAGCCTGGTGTCGCGCGCCCCGTTCGATTTCACGCACGCGGCGCGCTTCGCCCGCTCGCTGGTGGCCGCCGCGCTCGCCCAGCCCCAGCTGCCCCCCCGGATGCTCTTGAGCGTCAACGTGCCCTCGGGCGAGCCCCGGGGCTACGCCATCACCCGCCTCGGCCGGCACTCGTACGGCTATGACGTGGTGGAGAAGGAAGACCCGCGCGGCCGCAAGTACTACTGGATCGGCGGCAGCACCTACGCGCACGAGGACCTGCCCGGCAGCGACTGCAACGCCGTGCACGACGAGCGCCTCATCTCCGTCACACCTCTCAACTTCGAGCTCACCGACACCCCCATGCTGAAGGACCTCTCGGGCTGGACCCTCGAGGGCTTCCCGGGCGCGGGCAGGGGAGGGGATTGAGGTTGCGGGGCGCGGCGGCCAGTCCGGCACTGCTCGCGCTGTTCGCGCTCCTGACGGCCTCTGGCTGCGCCGTGGTGCCCTCGTCCGTGCGCCCCTCCGACGCGCGCTCCTCCGCCGTGCCTCCCATCGAGCTCGCCGAGCTGCACGAGCCCCACCCGGAGCTGGAGCTCGTCTCCGAGCCCCCCGTGCCCTCCTCGCGCACCCACACGGTGGCCCCGGGCGAGACGCTCTACCGCATCGCCGTCAACCACCAACTGAGCGTGGAGCAGCTCGCCACGGCCAATGGCATCAAGGATCCGCGCACGCTCTCCGTGGGCCAGGAGCTGGTGATTCCCGGTGCCGCCCGGCCCATTCCCGTGGCCACCGAGTCCTCGCCGCCGCCCGCGCGCCCGCCCTCGACGTCCAGCCCCACCGCGTCGTCCCGGGGGCCCCTCGTCTCGTCGCCGTCGCGCCGCCCGGCGGGTCGACCCCTGCCCCAGAAGCCTCCCAAGCCCGTCCCGGAGACGAAGGGCACGCTGGATTGGCCCCTGCGCGGTGTCCTCTACGCGCGCTTCGGCAAGAAGGGCCGCGAGCCCCATGACGGCATCGACCTGGCGGTCCCCGTGGGCACTCCGGTGAAGACCGCCCAGGAGGGCGAGGTGCTGTACGCGGGGGAACAGCGCGGCTACGGCCTCATCATCATCATCCAGCACTCCGCGCGCCTCATCACGCTCTACGCGCACAACCGCGACCTGCGCGTGCGCACCGGCCAGAAGGTGCGCCGCGGGCAGGTGCTCGCCATGGTGGGAGAGTCGGGCAAGACGAGCGGCCCCCAGCTGCACTTCGAGGTGCGCGTGGATGGCAAGCCGGTGGATCCGCTCGACTACCTGGGCGCGCTACCCTCCTCGTGAGTCTCATGTGAGTCCGATGATGGACCGAACGGGCGGGGCGCCTCGCTCCGTGCCCCATCCGGAAGCGTCTGGCACTAGAGTGGCGCGCGTGTGCCGTTTCCCGCTGCTGCTCCTCCTGCTCCTGCTCGCCCCGGCCGTCCACGCCCGGCCCGCCTCCGAGTCCCCGGCGCCTCCCGCCCCCGAGGCGGAGACTCCCGCGCCCATGCGCCTCGTGCTCCTGCCCCTCAAGGCCGACGCGGATGCACGCGAGGATGCTCCTGGCCTGACGGCGCTCATGGCGAGCCGGCTCGCCGAGTCCCCCCGCCTCGCGGTGTCCACCGAGTCGGATGTCCAGGCCGTGCGCACCGCGGGTGCGTGCGCGGATGGCTCGTGCGAGCAGGAAGCCGCGCGCGCCACCAAGGCCCGCTACGTCGTCACCGGCCGGCTCGATGCCTTCGGCTCGCGCTTCCTGCTCACCGCCACCCTGGTGGACTCGGAGAGCGGGCGTGCCCTGCTCCGGCCCCGCGCCGAGGTGGCCGCCCGCGAGGCCCTGCCTCGCGCCGCCGTGTCCCTGGCGGATCAGATCCTCGCCACGCTCGTGCCGGACCCCAACGCGCGTGCCACGTCGCCCGTACCCGAGGAATCCCGCCCGAGCCAGGGCTCGTTTCTCGCTGGCGTGCGCATCAACAACAGCCTCATCTCCAACCTCTCCTCGTTCAACCCCGGCGGTGACGTGGAGCTCGGCTACCAGTTCCATCCCGAGTGGGTGGTGTTCGGCCAACTGGGCCTCACCTTCGTCACCTCCACGCAGACGGGCTCCAAGGGCGGCCTCAACGTGGTGCCCGGCGTGCTCGGGCTGCGCCACTACCACGGCATCGAGAACCCCCTGCGTCCGTACTGGGGTCTGGGGCTGGGCGTGCAACTGTCCTTCGGCGAGTTCGGCATCTTCCGGCAGACGGGCCCGTTGCCCACCGTCATCGGGTTCGTGGGCCTCGAGTACCTCTTCTTCAATCACCTCGGCGTGCAGCTCGAGGCCTCCACCAACATCGCCCAGGCGGCGCTCGGCCTGACGGACGGGGGGCTGGGCAGTGGCCTCAACCTCGATCTCAACGCCGGCATCGTCTGGCACTTCTGAGCCTGGAGCCCACCCTCCCATGCATCCGCGCTGGCGCGTCCTGTCCCTGCTCGTCCTCCTGCTCGCGGGCTGCGAGGACGGCCCTCCCAAGCCCGGCCCCAAGGAGCGGGCGGAGGGCTACTACATCAAGGGCACCACCGAGTACCTCCAGGGCAACTTCGAGCAGGCCCTGGCCTCCTTCGCCTCCATGAAGGAGCTGTCCCCGGACGACCCCCGCCTGCCCGCCGCCATCGGCGAGGTCTACCTGTCCATGGGCAAGCTCAACGAGGCGCTCGCCCAGTTCCAGCTCGCCCTCCAGCGCGATCCCAAGCGCTCCACCAACTGGAGCCGGGTGGGCTTCATCCACGCCCAGCTCGGTCACACCGAGGAGGCCCAGAGCGCCCTGCGCAAGGCCCTGGCCATCTACCCCCGGGACTTCAACGCCCTGGAGCAGCTCGGGGAGTTGGATTTCAAGCGCGGCGAGAAGGACTCCGCCGTGAAGCACTTCCTGCTCGCGGCCGACGCGAGCCCGGATGCCAGCAAGGCCCCGCTCGTGCTGCGCGCCGCCGAGGTGTTCATCGCCGAGGGGCGCCACGCCGAGGCCCTGTTGATGCTCGGGGAGTGGACGGGCCCCAAGGGTGTGAAGGATCCGGCGTTGCTCTCGGCGCTGGGAGACGAGCAGGTGCGCGCCGGGCAACTGCTCCCCGCGGCCGAGTCCTACCGCGAGGCGGCGCGCCGGTCGCCGAGGGATCCCACGCTGTGGGAGCTCGTCGGGGAAATCTACACGCGCCTGGACAAGCCGGGCGATGCGCTCGCGGCCTACCGTGAGTCCCTGCGGGTGAAGGAGCGGGCCATCATCCACGTGGCCATCGCGCGCATCCACCTGGGCCGCGGCGAGCGCGAGGCGGCGGAGGAGGAGCTGGGCAAGGCGCTCGAGACGGTGTCGGGCTCGGACGTGCGCGAGCTCATGGAGCTGGCCGGGCTGCTCTCGACGCTCGGGCGCAAGCCGGATGCGCTGCGCATCCTCACCAACCTGAGCGCCGAGCCGGACCATGCCCGGGACGCGGAGCTGCAGCGGCGCACCGCGGCACTCGCCCGGGAGTTGAAGGACGAGGCCGTAGTGCGCGCCGCGTGCGCGCGCCTCGCGGGGGATGGGGGCACGCCAACGAAGTGCCCCTGAGGGCGGGGCTCAGGCCCCTCCGAGGTCGTCTCCGTCCGAGGGGTACTTCAGCGTCTGCTCCTCGTCGTTGTCCGAGGGGTACTTCCGCGTCGCGTGCTGTCCGTTCGTGGAGGGCTCGGTTCCCTGCCCCTCGAGCAACCGCGCGAAGAAGGGTTTCTGCTTCGTCTCCTGCTTCATGGTGCGCCTCCGTGAGGCGAGGGCTCACTGTCTCGCCGGCCTGGGTGGATGAAGGAGGAACCCGGGGGGACGCGGGGAAAGTCGCCGCCTGGCCTCCACAGGCTCTCCCGCCTGGACGGCGGTCTGATGACCTGGGGGCACCCTGGAGGGAATGCGCACCTACAGGCGGCTGGACGACGCGTACCCGACGAACAGCTCGCTCGTGAGGCGCGCGCTCTCTCCCTGCTCGGCCCGGCGGATGTAGTCGTTGAGGACGCGTCCCCCCATGCCCTGGTGCCTGGCATTGCGCAGGTTCATCCGTGCCCGTCCCACGCCCTTGCCACCCCGGTGCACGAAGACGACGGTGCCATCGCGGGCCACCGACTCGATGACGCCCACGTGCGTCACCCCGTCGTTGCGCAGGCCATCGCGGTTGCGGTCATACGTCTCGCGGAAGAAGATGATGTCGCCGGGCTGGGGCGTCTTGCGGTGCAGCGCCCCCTTGGCCTGGGCGCGCCGGTACATGGCGCTCGCCGCGTTCTCTCCCGTGCGGGTGCCGTGCGAGAGCAGCTCCACCCCCACGGACTGATAGGCGAGCCGCACGAGTCCCGAACAATCATCCGGGACGCGGTAGGAGGAGAGAGACGCGCCCACCAGACCCACGGCACGCTGGGCCACCCGCCGACCCCGGGAGAGCGGCACGGCCTTGCGCTTCGTCTTCGCGGGCGTGGACTTCGTGGACTTCTTCGTGAGGGTGCTGGCCGCGGCGGACTTCGCGGACGCGCGGGGCGCCCCCAACACGGGAGGCGCGAAGAACACGCCCAGCAGGCAGGCCAGCAGGAGCGGACGACACGTCATGGCGTTCTGGACGAGCCCCCGCTTCGGCGATTCATTCCCACGCGGCGCGTCCCGGCGAGTCCCGCCCACCTGTCCATCAGGCAACAGGGCGTGGCCTCCATCTCCTCTCGCTTCCAAGGTAGGCACGATCCGCTCGTCACGCGAGAAACGGACCGTGGCCTCGTGCGCGAGGACGGCTCACTCGCCGCGCATGGCGATGATCGGATCCACCCGCGACGCGCGCCGGGCGGGCAGCCACGTGGCCAGCAGCGCCACGCCACCGAGCAGCACCGAGAGCACGCCGAAGGTGAGGGGATCCCGGGCGCTCACGCCGTAGAGCAGGCTCTCCACGAACCGCGAGAGGCTGAGCGCCACGAGCACGCCGATGCCCACCCCGAGCGACGCCAACACCACGCCCTGGCGCATCACCAACCGCACCACGTCGCCCGGCTGGGCGCCCAGCGCCATCCGGATGCCGATCTCCCGCGTGCGCTGGGCGACGACATACGAGATGACGCCGTAGAGGCCCGCGGTGGCGAGCACCAGCGCGATGAGGGCGAAGGTCCCCAGCAGCGCCAGGTTCAACCGCCGCCCCGCGACCGAACGCGAGATGATCTGCTCCATGGTCGCCACTTCGGAGATCGGCTGATCCGAGTCCACGCCGCGCACCGCGTCGCGCAGGGCGGACGTCAGGCCAAGCGGCTCCACCGACGTCTTCAGCACCAACGTCGCCTCCTGGAACAACCACCGCTGGGAGAGCGGGTGGTTGTAGGGCAGGTGCACCTCGGGCAGCGGCTTTTGATCCAACCCCGCCTGCCGCACGTCGCCCACCACGCCGATGATCTCCGCGGAATCGCCTCCCAGCATCAACCGCCGCCCCACCGCGTCCCGGCCCGCGAAATGCCGCCGCGCCAGCGTCTGGTTGATGATGATCACCTGCTCGCGGCGCTGGCCATCCTCCTCGGCGAAGTCCCGCCCGGCGAGCAGCGGGATGCCCAGGGACTGGAAGAAGCCCGGACTGGTGACCCGGTGCTCGGCGAAGAACTCCTTGCCGGGTGGCGGAGGCGGCTCTCCTTCCACCGTGTAGTCCCCATTGGTC
This region includes:
- a CDS encoding acyl-CoA thioesterase; the encoded protein is MVEARIRVIYGDTDQMGVVYHANYFRYFEFARGEYFRARGGSYRDVEREGLMLPVVEASIAYKSPARYDDVLLVHVRVSELKRASLTFHYDVRREGAPETLLCTGQTVHACVGRDGRPTRLPPVIVRLLQTAA
- the glpX gene encoding class II fructose-bisphosphatase; amino-acid sequence: MDRNLAMEVVRVTEMAAIASARLMGRGGKNESDQAAVDAMRRAFDALQINGTVVIGEGERDEAPMLYIGEEVGRRHADDPSVDIALDPLEGTNLCAYGRPGAIAVVAMADKGKLLNAPDTYMEKIAVGPRARGAIDLRRSPTENLRSIAERMKVYVADLTVIILERERHVELIKEVRAAGARIRLIDDGDVAGAIATCFEDTGVDVLMGTGGAPEGVIAAAAVRSVGGDMQGRLVPRNAEEVARAARMGISDMSKIYSAEDLASGDVMFAATGVTSGDFLRGVRFFGGGCETHSVVMRSKTGTVRFIQSRHKFDKKPGYNF
- a CDS encoding type II toxin-antitoxin system RatA family toxin, producing the protein MAGASRSIVINAPPEKLFDVITQYEKYPEFLSEVKKIRVLERKENTVKVQYEVDVIKTIRYTILVTEERPKRMSWTFVEGEVMKDNKGSWVLEPDGEGRTKATYTAELALGPLVPKAIVNALTETSLPKMLESFKRRAEAT
- a CDS encoding ADP-ribosylglycohydrolase family protein, with protein sequence MPPRRPTAPPPDIYPRLRGRGALLGLAVGDALGTTLKGRRLVAPAFPRLSDGVHRNMRGGGPFSLKPGQVGESGQMACCLAGGLRESGTYDTEAQMRRYLKWRPHAVGMDDYTREVLTEMAESTLPKANAAQRLWLKDGRKRALNGSLARTAPLGVFYSKDAPTRAMASFADSMLTHFDPHCLLACATLNASIAHALHAGEKLTKEDLFKATLRELAVMSAQLGRTLGDFVKEISAATADVREDLSVSNQNDPLLYWPELHMHRKLDHVRVAFRLAYWELWHAPSFEAALVDVVNRGGDSDVNGAVTGALLGAFYGEDAIPALWRQVVLEALNFRAGPLWTLYHPKDMLLLVPG
- the eno gene encoding phosphopyruvate hydratase → MTEIAQIVAREVLDSRGNPTVEAEVLLAGGAKGRAAVPSGASTGEHEALELRDGDKGRYLGKGVRKAVEHITEKIAPELVGMDAADQYAVDQQMIELDGTPTKGKLGANAILAVSMATARAAADAHGLPLYRYIGGSQARTLPVPLMNILNGGAHADTRVDVQEFMVVPAGAPSFSEGLRWGAEIFHALKKILKGRKLNTAVGDEGGYAPDLPANEEALKLIMEAISAAGFKAGEQVFLAMDVAASEFFDKGSKKYKLKGEGKEFDASGLLDYYQQLVSRYPIVSIEDGMAEDDWDGWKKITDVLGGKIQLVGDDLFVTNVERLSRGIEAGTANSILVKVNQIGSLTETFDAVRMAHKAGFTSVMSHRSGETEDTTIADLAVALDCGQIKTGSASRSDRIAKYNQLLRIEQELGAGARYAGMKSIKGLKAK
- the surE gene encoding 5'/3'-nucleotidase SurE, whose product is MKKGGEVAGTQQPRILVCNDDGYFSEGLRALVDAVSPLGEVWVVAPDREQSAASHAISLWRPLRLTEIRERWFSVDGTPADSAYLAIHHLLKDDRPKIMVSGINHGANLADDVNYSGTVAAAREAALLGIPSIAFSLVSRAPFDFTHAARFARSLVAAALAQPQLPPRMLLSVNVPSGEPRGYAITRLGRHSYGYDVVEKEDPRGRKYYWIGGSTYAHEDLPGSDCNAVHDERLISVTPLNFELTDTPMLKDLSGWTLEGFPGAGRGGD
- a CDS encoding peptidoglycan DD-metalloendopeptidase family protein, which gives rise to MRGAAASPALLALFALLTASGCAVVPSSVRPSDARSSAVPPIELAELHEPHPELELVSEPPVPSSRTHTVAPGETLYRIAVNHQLSVEQLATANGIKDPRTLSVGQELVIPGAARPIPVATESSPPPARPPSTSSPTASSRGPLVSSPSRRPAGRPLPQKPPKPVPETKGTLDWPLRGVLYARFGKKGREPHDGIDLAVPVGTPVKTAQEGEVLYAGEQRGYGLIIIIQHSARLITLYAHNRDLRVRTGQKVRRGQVLAMVGESGKTSGPQLHFEVRVDGKPVDPLDYLGALPSS
- a CDS encoding tetratricopeptide repeat protein, with translation MHPRWRVLSLLVLLLAGCEDGPPKPGPKERAEGYYIKGTTEYLQGNFEQALASFASMKELSPDDPRLPAAIGEVYLSMGKLNEALAQFQLALQRDPKRSTNWSRVGFIHAQLGHTEEAQSALRKALAIYPRDFNALEQLGELDFKRGEKDSAVKHFLLAADASPDASKAPLVLRAAEVFIAEGRHAEALLMLGEWTGPKGVKDPALLSALGDEQVRAGQLLPAAESYREAARRSPRDPTLWELVGEIYTRLDKPGDALAAYRESLRVKERAIIHVAIARIHLGRGEREAAEEELGKALETVSGSDVRELMELAGLLSTLGRKPDALRILTNLSAEPDHARDAELQRRTAALARELKDEAVVRAACARLAGDGGTPTKCP
- a CDS encoding microviridin/marinostatin family tricyclic proteinase inhibitor; the encoded protein is MKQETKQKPFFARLLEGQGTEPSTNGQHATRKYPSDNDEEQTLKYPSDGDDLGGA
- a CDS encoding CHAP domain-containing protein → MTCRPLLLACLLGVFFAPPVLGAPRASAKSAAASTLTKKSTKSTPAKTKRKAVPLSRGRRVAQRAVGLVGASLSSYRVPDDCSGLVRLAYQSVGVELLSHGTRTGENAASAMYRRAQAKGALHRKTPQPGDIIFFRETYDRNRDGLRNDGVTHVGVIESVARDGTVVFVHRGGKGVGRARMNLRNARHQGMGGRVLNDYIRRAEQGESARLTSELFVGYASSSRL